CCCGAGGTGGACATCAAGGGCCCCAAGGTGGACATTGACGTACCAGACGTGGACCTTCATGGTCcagaaggtaaaataaaaatgcccaaGTTCAAAATGCCGAAGTTTGGGGTGCCCAGCTTCAAAGGAGAAGGCCCCGAGGTCGATGTGAACCTCCCTGAAGCTGATGTTTCCATTTCTGGTCCAAAGGTTGACGTTAGTGTTCCTGATGTGGACATAGAAGGACCGGAAGGAAATATAAAGGGCCCTAAATTTAAGAAACCTGACATGCAATTCGGCGTTCCTAAAATCTCCATGCCAGACATTGACCTGAATTTGAAAGGCCCCAAAGTGAAGGCTGATGTTGACCCTTCTGTTCCCAAAATTGAGGCTGAGCTGAAGGGTCCTAAGCTGGACATCAAAGGGCCAGAATTTGAGGCTGAGGCACCAAAGCTTGATATAGAAGGAAAGACCAAAAAGTCCAGGTTTAAGCTGCCCAAATTCGGCTTTTCTGGGCCTAAAGTGCAAAGCCCTGAGGTGGATGTAAAGCTTAAAAAGCCAGACGTTGAAATATCTGGTCCTAAAGTTGACGTTCAAGCTCCTGATGTTGATGTGCAGGCAAAATCAAAAGGCTCGAAGTTTAAAATGCCTTTCCTGAGTATTTCCTCACCTAAAGTTTCGATGCCAGATGTGGAGCTAAATCTGAAAGGGCACAAACTGAAAGGAGAGCTAGATCTCACCAGCCCCAAGCTGGAAGGGGACCTGAAAGGCCCCGAGGTGGACATCAAGGGCCCCAAAGTCAACATCGAGGCGCCCGATGTGGACATTCACGGTCCTGAAGGTAAACTCAAAATGCCCAAATTCAAAATGCCCAAGTTTGGAGTGCCCGGGGTTAAGGCTGAGGGGCCAGAAGTGGACGTTAGCATTCCCAAGGGAGACCTCGATGTTTCGGGTCCCAAGGTGGACATTGAAGGTCCAGAGCTGGACATTGAAGGGCCGGAGGGGAAGCTGAAGGGCCCCCATTTCAAGATGCCCGAAATGCACATCAAGACCCCTAAAATCTCCATGCCTGACATCGATCTGAACCTAAAAGGCCCCAAAGTGAAGGGAGATGTGGACGTGTCCCTTCCCCAGGGAGATCTGAAGGGACCCGAGTTACATTTGAAAGGTCC
The window above is part of the Oxyura jamaicensis isolate SHBP4307 breed ruddy duck unplaced genomic scaffold, BPBGC_Ojam_1.0 oxyUn_random_OJ99320, whole genome shotgun sequence genome. Proteins encoded here:
- the LOC118160119 gene encoding neuroblast differentiation-associated protein AHNAK-like, yielding EVDIKGPKVDIDVPDVDLHGPEGKIKMPKFKMPKFGVPSFKGEGPEVDVNLPEADVSISGPKVDVSVPDVDIEGPEGNIKGPKFKKPDMQFGVPKISMPDIDLNLKGPKVKADVDPSVPKIEAELKGPKLDIKGPEFEAEAPKLDIEGKTKKSRFKLPKFGFSGPKVQSPEVDVKLKKPDVEISGPKVDVQAPDVDVQAKSKGSKFKMPFLSISSPKVSMPDVELNLKGHKLKGELDLTSPKLEGDLKGPEVDIKGPKVNIEAPDVDIHGPEGKLKMPKFKMPKFGVPGVKAEGPEVDVSIPKGDLDVSGPKVDIEGPELDIEGPEGKLKGPHFKMPEMHIKTPKISMPDIDLNLKGPKVKGDVDVSLPQGDLKGPELHLKGPKVDVEVPDVDVEGPKGKLKGPKFKMPEMNIKAPNISMPDFDLNLKGPKMKGGVDVDLSMPKLEGDLSGPEVDIKGPKVDISAPELEVEGPDGKWKGPKFKMPEMHIKAPKISMPDTSLNLKGPKLKGDIDVSAPKLEGDFKAPDVNVEGPKVDIDMPDVDIHGPEGKLKMPKFKMPKFGMPG